GGCCGCTGTCCCGGAGCCAATGCTGATCACGCACGGCCCGCGCGAACTGCCCCGCGTCGCCCTGACCTTCGACCTCTGCCAGGTGCCGGAGCGCCCGTCCGGCTTCGACCGGCAGATCGTTGACTTCCTCGAACGGGAGAAGGTTGCGGCCACCTTTTTCGCCGGCGGCGACTGGCTGCGCAGCCACCCGGAGGAGGCGCGCCGGCTGGCGGCCAACCCGCGCTTCGAGCTGGGCAATCACTCCTGGGGGCACCCCGACCTGCGCCGCCTCTCCGCCGGGGAGATTGCCGCCGAAATCGATCGGACCGAAGCGGAGCTGATCCGCGTTGCCGGCCGGAGCAGCCGGCTCTTCCGCCTCCCCTTCGGCACCCATACCCCGGCGACCCTGCAGGCCGCTGCCGCCCGGGGAGTGCGAATCATCCAGTGGGACGTCGTCACCGGCGATCCCGACCCG
Above is a window of Desulfuromonadales bacterium DNA encoding:
- a CDS encoding polysaccharide deacetylase family protein, giving the protein MLITHGPRELPRVALTFDLCQVPERPSGFDRQIVDFLEREKVAATFFAGGDWLRSHPEEARRLAANPRFELGNHSWGHPDLRRLSAGEIAAEIDRTEAELIRVAGRSSRLFRLPFGTHTPATLQAAAARGVRIIQWDVVTGDPDPGMDAAAILKEVQRGARNGSIIIMHANGRGWHTA